Proteins from a single region of Paenibacillus sp. BIHB 4019:
- a CDS encoding histidine kinase, with protein sequence MSYRWLKWLILWIPTLTIGLWEYVRHAFLLPYISMDLGNVLAPVLVFLVTLTLLRGLFKRLEVMQDALQRERLSKSAFEQREKLARELHDGISQSLFLLSVKLDSLEHAHTPEGVRQTTEQIRGTVRHVYEDVRQSIANLKSSTAASPAEGPWRAAIHSLAEELREAGGYTAEVNWQLSEHALSDKEKVELMAIVREALMNIRKHTHEAHVSIACYPLEGGALGSFHCIVADTGRGADAEQLEAKGRYGIRMMRERAKQMGWTLRVKSERGQGTCVEIAAEPLSDS encoded by the coding sequence GTGTCATATCGATGGTTGAAATGGTTGATCTTGTGGATTCCAACACTTACAATTGGGCTTTGGGAATATGTCCGGCATGCGTTCCTGCTACCATACATTTCTATGGATTTGGGCAATGTGCTTGCACCTGTGCTTGTGTTTCTAGTTACACTGACGCTGCTGCGCGGTTTGTTCAAGCGTTTAGAGGTGATGCAGGATGCATTGCAGCGCGAACGGCTGTCGAAATCTGCGTTTGAGCAGCGCGAGAAGCTGGCTCGCGAGCTGCATGACGGCATTTCGCAGTCGTTGTTTCTGCTTTCCGTGAAGCTGGACAGCTTGGAGCATGCCCATACTCCGGAAGGCGTTCGTCAGACGACTGAGCAAATTCGCGGAACAGTCCGCCATGTGTATGAGGATGTTCGCCAATCCATTGCCAACTTGAAATCGTCAACAGCTGCAAGTCCTGCTGAAGGCCCTTGGCGAGCGGCCATTCATTCCCTTGCCGAGGAGCTGCGGGAAGCTGGGGGCTATACCGCTGAAGTAAATTGGCAATTGTCTGAGCATGCGCTGTCGGACAAAGAGAAGGTTGAGCTGATGGCAATTGTGCGCGAGGCGCTGATGAATATTCGCAAGCATACGCATGAGGCGCATGTGAGCATTGCCTGCTATCCGCTTGAAGGCGGAGCACTGGGCAGCTTTCATTGTATCGTAGCGGATACAGGGCGAGGGGCAGACGCCGAGCAGTTGGAGGCGAAAGGCCGCTATGGCATTCGCATGATGCGCGAACGAGCAAAGCAGATGGGCTGGACGCTTCGTGTAAAGAGCGAGCGGGGCCAAGGAACTTGTGTGGAAATAGCAGCGGAGCCTTTAAGTGACAGTTAG
- a CDS encoding RidA family protein produces MSRKQVFTGSPWEPLVGYCRAIRVGNRIEVAGTTAMKDGEVVGKGDPYEQTRFVLQTIENALAELGASMSDVVRTRMFVTDISKWEEIGKAHGEFFRTIQPAATMVEVKALIDPLLLVEIEAEAIIQP; encoded by the coding sequence TTGAGCAGAAAACAGGTATTTACAGGTTCTCCATGGGAGCCGCTTGTCGGCTACTGCCGCGCCATTCGTGTTGGCAACCGGATTGAGGTCGCAGGAACGACGGCGATGAAAGATGGCGAAGTAGTAGGCAAAGGAGATCCATACGAGCAAACTCGGTTTGTGCTGCAAACGATCGAGAATGCTTTGGCTGAGCTAGGGGCGAGCATGTCCGATGTTGTGCGGACAAGAATGTTCGTTACCGACATTTCAAAATGGGAAGAAATCGGCAAGGCGCATGGCGAGTTTTTCCGCACGATTCAGCCAGCAGCCACGATGGTAGAAGTCAAAGCGCTCATTGATCCGCTATTATTGGTCGAAATAGAGGCTGAAGCCATCATACAACCATAA
- a CDS encoding dihydrofolate reductase family protein, giving the protein MRKLVLFLHASLDGFVEGPNGGMDIGWVSYDADLEKHAKEILSTADTVIWGRGTYQMMHSYWPSVPSDPSASQHERNHAEWIEKTAKIVFSTTLDKVEWNNSRLVKENVEEEINQLKQQPGKDMVILGSPRFAHHLMELDLIDEYKITVSPVLIGKGLPLFQGLKEKINLKLIENKTFDSGAIGLVYQTVR; this is encoded by the coding sequence ATGAGAAAACTCGTTCTATTTCTGCACGCATCGCTTGACGGTTTTGTAGAAGGGCCGAATGGTGGAATGGACATTGGCTGGGTTTCCTACGATGCTGATTTGGAGAAACACGCGAAAGAAATTCTGAGTACTGCCGACACGGTCATTTGGGGGCGCGGGACTTATCAGATGATGCACAGTTATTGGCCATCTGTGCCTTCGGACCCATCAGCTTCGCAGCATGAACGGAATCATGCCGAGTGGATCGAAAAGACAGCCAAAATCGTTTTTTCCACGACGCTGGATAAAGTCGAATGGAATAATTCCAGACTCGTGAAAGAAAATGTCGAGGAAGAGATCAATCAACTCAAACAGCAGCCAGGCAAGGATATGGTCATCCTCGGTAGCCCTAGGTTCGCACACCACCTTATGGAGCTTGATTTAATTGATGAGTATAAAATTACGGTTTCTCCCGTCCTGATCGGTAAGGGATTGCCGTTATTCCAAGGTCTCAAGGAGAAGATCAATCTTAAGCTAATTGAAAACAAGACCTTTGATTCTGGAGCCATAGGTCTCGTTTACCAGACGGTAAGATGA
- a CDS encoding dihydrodipicolinate synthase family protein, producing MQVKQAPKGVWPVMLTPFTKDNEVDYPALEQLINWYIDNGVHGLFAVCLSSEMLHLSLEERVAVARFVQEKTAGRVPVVASGHISESFQQQLEEIRQISATGVDAFVLVTNRLAAEDEDEEVWKRRAQTILETFPDVTFGLYECPIPYHRLLSPELVKWCADTGRFTFMKECSNNLEQIKAKIKAAEGTPLNIFVANNPHVLEVMQGGGGGYSGMLASFQPDLYAWLTDNWDKQPDKAEWLQNYLGASCLYEGRHYHIGTRYYLQLEGLDITLKSRSKKASDFKVTHEREIEQFRKFNQYVKQTLLE from the coding sequence ATGCAAGTGAAGCAAGCACCGAAAGGCGTCTGGCCCGTTATGCTTACACCGTTTACCAAGGATAATGAGGTTGATTATCCGGCTCTGGAACAGCTGATTAATTGGTACATAGACAATGGCGTGCATGGGCTGTTTGCGGTTTGCTTGTCCAGTGAAATGCTTCATCTCTCTCTGGAGGAAAGGGTAGCGGTAGCGCGCTTCGTGCAGGAAAAGACGGCGGGAAGAGTGCCTGTCGTCGCTTCAGGCCACATTTCGGAGTCCTTTCAGCAGCAGCTTGAGGAAATTAGGCAAATTTCAGCAACGGGCGTGGATGCCTTCGTACTCGTGACGAACCGTCTGGCTGCCGAGGATGAGGACGAAGAGGTTTGGAAAAGGCGTGCGCAAACGATTTTGGAGACGTTCCCTGATGTGACCTTTGGGCTTTATGAATGTCCAATCCCTTATCACCGCCTATTGTCGCCAGAGCTTGTCAAATGGTGTGCAGATACGGGCAGATTTACATTTATGAAGGAATGCAGCAACAATTTGGAGCAAATTAAAGCGAAAATCAAGGCAGCGGAAGGCACTCCGCTTAACATATTTGTAGCGAATAATCCTCATGTGCTTGAAGTAATGCAAGGGGGTGGGGGCGGATATAGCGGCATGCTCGCTAGTTTTCAGCCTGATTTGTATGCTTGGCTGACGGACAACTGGGACAAGCAGCCGGATAAGGCTGAATGGCTGCAAAACTATCTCGGAGCATCCTGCCTCTATGAAGGCCGTCATTATCATATCGGCACCCGCTATTATTTGCAGCTTGAAGGGCTGGATATTACGCTGAAAAGCCGCTCGAAAAAAGCATCGGATTTCAAAGTGACACATGAGCGCGAAATCGAGCAGTTCAGGAAATTCAATCAATATGTCAAGCAGACGCTATTAGAATAG
- a CDS encoding copper amine oxidase N-terminal domain-containing protein produces the protein MKKFALGLMAAALLALPALSAPVIAADRPIELANGKLMDNRMLIPLRDVAQNMGAAVEWSQKLQTIEIQKDDISMLLAINSKKVLVNQAETELDVPAQLINNTTYVPLRFVSQILGASVDWNSYGQVATITLEGKQLVVYVEPVKLLAAEKASAARLKQLSDKLNEAADVSAMKQIRTYFKPYFTDRLINVTIQNKGLEYNYSFKDPVTTGSYRTKTTGSFLQSLDIGHDAWETDFMMRESKIIKVNGIWKADSVSFTKGKIPISGA, from the coding sequence TTGAAAAAATTCGCGTTGGGCTTAATGGCAGCGGCACTGCTGGCTCTTCCAGCCCTTTCGGCGCCAGTTATTGCGGCTGATCGGCCCATAGAGCTTGCGAATGGAAAATTGATGGACAACCGGATGCTAATTCCGCTGCGCGATGTTGCACAAAATATGGGGGCTGCAGTAGAGTGGAGCCAGAAGCTTCAAACGATTGAAATCCAAAAAGACGATATCAGCATGCTTCTTGCGATTAACTCAAAAAAGGTGCTTGTCAATCAAGCTGAAACGGAGCTTGACGTGCCGGCGCAATTAATCAACAACACGACCTATGTTCCTCTGCGGTTCGTCAGCCAAATACTGGGCGCAAGTGTAGACTGGAATTCATATGGACAAGTCGCAACGATTACACTCGAAGGGAAGCAGCTTGTTGTATATGTGGAGCCGGTTAAGCTTTTGGCCGCTGAAAAAGCATCGGCAGCCCGCCTGAAGCAGCTGTCTGACAAATTAAACGAAGCAGCCGATGTGTCAGCTATGAAGCAGATTCGTACTTATTTCAAGCCTTATTTTACCGACCGTCTCATTAATGTCACTATTCAAAATAAAGGCCTAGAATATAATTATTCGTTTAAAGATCCTGTCACGACTGGCAGCTATAGGACCAAAACAACAGGAAGCTTTCTTCAATCGCTGGACATTGGCCATGATGCTTGGGAAACGGATTTCATGATGCGGGAGAGTAAAATAATTAAGGTGAATGGCATATGGAAGGCGGATAGCGTCAGCTTTACCAAAGGCAAAATTCCGATTTCGGGAGCATAA
- the pheS gene encoding phenylalanine--tRNA ligase subunit alpha: MKERLEALRVEALQELQQVDNPQVLNDLRVKYLGKKGALTEILRGMGGLSAEERPIIGQVGNDVRAAIEAVIEEKQAVFQQAETEARLRGETIDVTLPGKALPTGAVHPLNKVAQEIEDIFIGLGYTIAEGPEVETDYYNFEALNLPKNHPARDMQDSFYITDDILMRTQTSPVQVRTMQAMKGKPIKVICPGKVYRRDDDDATHSFQFNQIEGLVIAPNIRMSDLKGTLLQFAQQMFGSQTQIRLRPSFFPFTEPSAEVDVSCAQCGGHGCRMCKQTGWLEILGCGMVHPRVLEMGGYDPNEVSGFAFGMGVERIALLKYGIDDIRHFYTNDLRFLQQFARM; this comes from the coding sequence ATGAAAGAACGTTTGGAGGCTTTGCGCGTCGAAGCGCTGCAGGAGCTGCAGCAGGTAGACAATCCGCAAGTGCTTAACGACCTGCGGGTAAAATATTTAGGAAAAAAAGGCGCACTAACCGAAATTTTGCGCGGCATGGGCGGCCTTAGCGCCGAGGAGCGTCCGATTATCGGCCAAGTCGGCAATGACGTGCGTGCGGCAATTGAAGCCGTTATTGAAGAGAAGCAGGCGGTATTCCAGCAAGCCGAGACGGAAGCGCGCTTGCGCGGCGAGACGATCGATGTGACGCTGCCGGGCAAAGCATTGCCAACTGGAGCCGTACATCCGCTTAACAAGGTAGCCCAGGAAATTGAAGATATTTTCATCGGGCTTGGCTATACGATTGCGGAAGGCCCGGAAGTAGAGACGGATTATTACAACTTCGAGGCATTGAACCTGCCGAAAAACCATCCGGCGCGCGATATGCAGGATTCGTTTTACATTACCGACGATATTTTGATGCGTACGCAAACGTCCCCGGTTCAAGTGAGAACGATGCAAGCGATGAAAGGCAAGCCGATCAAAGTTATTTGTCCAGGCAAAGTATACCGCCGCGATGATGACGATGCGACGCATTCCTTCCAGTTCAATCAAATTGAAGGTCTGGTCATTGCGCCTAACATTCGCATGAGCGATCTGAAAGGCACGCTGCTGCAATTTGCCCAGCAAATGTTCGGCTCGCAAACGCAAATCCGTCTTCGTCCAAGCTTCTTCCCGTTCACGGAGCCAAGCGCGGAGGTTGACGTAAGCTGCGCGCAATGCGGCGGACATGGCTGCCGGATGTGCAAGCAGACGGGCTGGCTGGAAATTCTCGGCTGTGGCATGGTGCACCCGCGCGTATTGGAGATGGGCGGCTACGACCCGAACGAAGTGAGCGGATTCGCCTTCGGCATGGGTGTAGAGCGCATTGCGCTGCTGAAATACGGCATTGACGATATTCGTCATTTCTATACGAACGATCTTCGGTTTTTACAACAATTCGCGAGAATGTAG